GCCAAGGCCGTGTGCAGCGCGGCGAGCGCGCTGTCCGGGCGGCCGAGCTCGATCTGAAATTGAGCGATCACGACATGACCGTGCTTCGCCGCCGAATCGAGCGATACAATCTGGCGCGTGGCGTCCAGCGCTTCGGAGACTTTGCCTCTCGCGCGCAGCTCGGTGGCGTGGATGTTCAACAACTCGACGCTTTGCGGAAAGAGCGCCAGTCCGCGCGGCACCGCGGTATCCGCTTCGGCTTTGACGTACTGCGTGTAGAGCGAGTACATCTTCGCGTCCTTGGGGAACGCGTGCACGCCGTGGGCGAGCATCTCGATCGCCTGGTACGGCCGGTTCGCGGAGTGATACGCGAGACCGAGCCGGTAGTAGAAGAGCGAGTCGCGGCGGCTGATCGAGTCACGCTCGAGGAGCAGCTCGCCGGCGGCGATCGCCAGCGGCCAGTGCTTGTTCTCGTACGCCGCGCGCCACTTCTGAAGCACGAATCGGATTTCTTCGGGATGCGCGTTGCTGAGCGCGACGAGGTACGGCTCGGCGCGCGCCGCGTTGCCGCCGTCGAGCAGCGCGTAACCGATTCGACCTTGCAGGTCGAGGTCGGCAGTGTCGGTGGCCGCGAGACGCAGCCAATACCCCGCCGCCGCATCGCGGCGACGTAGTGAGTCGAGTGCGACCGCGGCCGCCTCGAGGCCATGCGGATTCAACGAGTCGATCGCGAGCAGTGAGTCGGCTTCGGCGAGGACCTCGGCGTACGGCGCGCCGTTCTGATGCAGTGCCCACACGAGGCACGTGCGCACGATCGCGCCGCGAGGATACGCCTTCACGCCTTCACGCGCCGCTTCGACCGCACGCAGGCCGTGGCCGTCTCGAAGCGCGTTTTCGCAGCGGCGCTCCGGCGCGAGCTGCACCCGCGCCGCGGCGATCGACCTTGCGAACAAAAGCGCCGCCGAGTCGAGCTTTGGTGCCGCGGCGTCCGGCAACGGCTGGCGCAACTTCTCGTCGCGCAGCAGCACGAGCGACCCGGAGAGCCGAGGACCAGCAGGCCCATTGGAGACTGAAGCCGTCACGAACTCGTCGGCGCGGAAGTATTTGCCCGTCGCGCGGATTTCCGGCAAATCGAAGGTCGTATCAGGGTTGTAGCCGGCACGCTCCATTCGGTACGCGACGTCGCCCGCGTCGATGATGTCGACTTCCTTCTTGTCGACGAAGCGCCCGACCCTCGAACGGACGGCGTCGGCCGCCTTTCGCCCCAGCTTCATGTCCGCGCCGGTATGCGGGGCGAAGTTCAGAATGAGGAGGCCCTGCCGCGTAAACTCTTGCTGCGGCGCGTCTTTCTTGCCCCGCTGACCGCTGGCTGATCCGGCGGCGATACCGACCAACGCGAGGCCCAGGACAGTCCGGCGCCAAAGCGGGGCGCACGTGACCATCCGGCGGAGGGGTCGGCTGTTCAGAGCGTGGGTGGGAAGCAAGCTCTAACTATGCAGACAGTGTCAGGACGTTGCGACAGTCGAGCGGCCGAACCAACTGAGTACGATCCGAATTGTCGGACCGCTGAAGAATACGAATTCCGGTTGGCGATCGCGACAGGGGGACAGCCGAACCGGACGATTTGTCCGTTCAGCGATCCGCGGGGCACTGCTCCGACGTGAGCTTGTCGAAGTCAGGCATCCGGACGCGCCACCCGAACTGCAGCGTCGCGTGCGCCTCGCCGGCGGCGAGCTGGCACTGATAGTCGTGCAGGAAGAAGTCGAACGGGTCGCGCGAGTCGGCGTCTACCAGGTCGAGATCCGAATCGACCATCGTGAGTTTGCCGAATTTCAGCGTCCCGTGCCGAATGGCGAGAAAGTTCGGCGACGCCGTCGCGGACGGAACGAGCGCTCGCAACGCCGAGTCGCTCACCACGTTCGCGGACCCGATCACCAGGCCGAAACCGCGGGTGCAACAGTCGAGCGCCGCGATCGTGCCGTGCAGGTGGGGCGGCGGCAGGTTCGAAAAGACGTCGATCAGGATCGTGTTCTTGTCCACGCGCACGTTGCCGCTCGCCGGGACGTTGATCATGGCGGACAGGCTGATGTGCAGCGCGTTCAACAGCCCTGTCACGCCGACCGCGCCGATTTTCACTTCCTTCGTTTCGATCGCGAGCCAACGTCCTTCGCGAATCGACGGTGTACCCACCATCGTGAAGGGAATCGTCGCGCCCTTCGACAGCGTGCCGTGAATGACGAGGGTCTGGCCTTGCTCCTCGACACGCAGGTTGCGGATGTTCGCGTTCGGGTAGGCGAAGATCCGGCTGTTCATCAGGACTTCCACCTGGGGTCCCGTCAATCGCACCGAGGCTCCGGCGACGTCGAGATCGAAGGTGGACGGATCGTCGAACGACACGACCTGTGCGGGCGGCACCGGCCGCATCTGCGCGCGGATCCGTTCGATGCCCACGACCAAGTCCTTCGTGAACCTGAATTGCACGTTTCGCATCGTCAGCGTGGGGGCGACGTTCGGATCGGCCGCGGCCGTATCCCTCCCTGCTCGGCGGGCCGAATCGGCCACGTTCCCTGCGGCCTCGGCGGGCGTCGTTGGACTGGTGCACGCGGCGGCGCCTGCCGCGAGCCACGCGGCAAGAATCCATTTCCCCCCCCCAAGCGCCAACCGACACGATTTCACGCGTACGCTCCCGGAGCTAACCCCACCGGCGCGCGGCTAGTTCGCCGCGCGTCTTCACTTCCGCATCTCGCAAGGAATGGTCTAACTCGGCCGACTCGTCGTGCGCTCATACGTGACTTAAGTTGCCAAAGGCTGAGTACGGAGGCGGGCTCGTGGGTTACGAGGCGAAGTGCCGGGTGCGCGTGGTCGAGCGCGGCGCGCAAAGAGAAGCGGACGGAACCGTTTTGCTCGAGACCGACGAGCTCGTCGTTCGGGGCGATGCGCGGGTGCGGGTCAAACGCGCCGACATTCAACGAGTGACGAGGCGGGCTGGAACCGTAACCGTCGTCGTCCCGGACGTGACGATCACGCTCACACTCGACGAGCCTGCCGCGACGCGCTGGGAGAAAAAACTCGCCGAACCACCCAAGCGACTGATCGACAAACTCGACGTGAAGCCGGAGGCGGCCGTCCTCCTCATCGGAACGCACGACGACGCGCTGCGCGCGCAACTCGACGAGCGAACGTCAAACGTCTCGCGCGCGAACGCCGCCAAGAATCGCGACGTCGTGTTCGTCGACGTGAGCCGCCCCGCCGACATGACGCGCATCGCTCGCGCGAATGCCGCGATCGCCGAGAACGGCGCGATCTGGGTCGTGCACCCGAAAGGACCCAACGGCATCGCCGATACGGCGATCTTCGCGAAGGCGAAAGAGCTCGGACTCACCGCCACCAAAGTCGCGCGCGTCTCCGAGACGCTCACAGCCGAGAAGCTCGTGCGCCCGCGTGTCGCACAGACCGCGCGCTCGCGTATCGCCGTTTAGTGGCGAGACCAGCATCGAGGGGTCAGCATCGCGATGCGAGGCGGTGAGAGTCGCGTCCTCGATGCTTAGCGCTCGATGCTGGTCTCGCATCCCCGGGCCGCTACCAATCCCCTACTGCACGCCCAGAAAGCGCCGTATCGCCGTCAGCACCTGCTCTCGATTGCTGACGAATATCCAATGATGCGCCCCCCGAATCTCGAGCACCGTTCCATGCTCGACTTCACGCC
This DNA window, taken from Gemmatimonadaceae bacterium, encodes the following:
- a CDS encoding DUF3052 family protein yields the protein MGYEAKCRVRVVERGAQREADGTVLLETDELVVRGDARVRVKRADIQRVTRRAGTVTVVVPDVTITLTLDEPAATRWEKKLAEPPKRLIDKLDVKPEAAVLLIGTHDDALRAQLDERTSNVSRANAAKNRDVVFVDVSRPADMTRIARANAAIAENGAIWVVHPKGPNGIADTAIFAKAKELGLTATKVARVSETLTAEKLVRPRVAQTARSRIAV